The following nucleotide sequence is from Hevea brasiliensis isolate MT/VB/25A 57/8 chromosome 7, ASM3005281v1, whole genome shotgun sequence.
TATTAAATATATTAGAATTCTAAAATTACAAGGAGAGATTTAAGCTCCGTTTAAAATTATAGTTGTGaggtatttgaaattattttttaaaaaatattttattgaaaatttttaattaaaatattttaaatttaagagtccaattattattatttttcaattaaatcaATTAAGGACATTTGATATAATGATAAACATTGAAAAAAATAAGGGAGAGTTTAGTATTATATATGATTTGATTGAATATAAAAAGAAAGCTAAGTGAAAGTATATCGGATGAGGTCCACAAATTAATCAAGCATATATAAAGATTAAGTGACTGTTTGATATTGCTATTGAAAttgttattgaagaaattatttttttaaatatattaattaaaaattaattttaattaattttaattataaaaatattaaaataataaaataaattatttttaaattatttttttaattatatttaaaataatatttttattaaaaaatataattttaaactctaaaaaattaatactaaacaaaatttaaatataatgtgTGCGTATAAGAACGCGTGTTTAATCtataaaaaaagaattaaaaaaaattctcacTTAAATGATAAAATCTATTTTTAGGAAAAAGATAAAACGCGAGTAAAATTAGTGCGCACACGTTGCCGCGTGGAGACAGGTGTCATTAGGAGACGACCTCAAAAAAGCTCACATCAACCGTACAATTAACCTTTCCAGTCCACGTGTACGTATTCATCCAATTACAATTCGACGCGTGCCCTGTTTGCGTGGTGTAGCCAATCACATCGAAGGCTGTGACGCTACGCTGGTGCATCCTatcaaagatttttttttttcgtttaCCTGAAGATAAAAGGAAAAACAAAATGGAGGGTTTGATTTAAACTACAAATAATCGCACACAGATCGGGACAAGAGAGGGGGAGTGGAAGAGCGAGCTCGCCGGAGAGGGAAAGAAAAGAGATCATCTTTAATCTCTCGTTAAACTTTCTCGATCCAATCGTTTCCGGCTACCAGATCTCCCCGTAACCATGGTAAATTTCGCTGATTTGCTTCATAATTTTTCAGTTTCCGTTTGGTTTGATCTTCATTCTTTCCTTGTTTAGCTGGTGCTTATATATTTATCAATGATATGCCTGAGATTAGACCTGAAAATTCGATGATTGATGATAAAATCcttctgatatatatatatatatatatatatatatatatatatatatatatatatatatattttttttttttttttttttttttttcaatttcctaTTTTTCGTTTTTTCGTTTGTGGTGTAAATTCTTGCtggaaatttttaattatattgaaaGGTTTCTTCCACTTTTCATTTGTCTGATGTGACTTTGATTTTCCTTTagcatttaataaataaaattttgtgtGATCTGAAAAAATTACTGAGATTGATTTAAGGCTatctcaataaaaaatttaattgcattacATTGTATACCAAACGAAGCGCAAGTGATTGTTCCTGCGCGCGTTTTGATTAATTCCTAATAGTTGACGATAGTAGATGTTAATAAATTGTATGTTGTTGTTTGTTTAGACTACATCAAGGCGCCTTGCAGATAGGAAAGTTGAGAAGTTCGAGAAGAACATTACTAAGAGAGGAGCTGTTCCTGAAACAACTACTAAAAAGGGAAAGGACTATCCTGTTGGCCCTATTCTGCTTGGATTCTTCATCTTTGTTGTCATTGGATCATGTAAGGCTCATTAAAGTTTGCGCCGTCCTTCACCATTTATTTATGTTTTCATTGCTTTGTTATaaatttctttcaaattccaaatcTTTATGGTGTCTTCTTTCAAGAAAACTAAATAAATTCAGAACTGAATAAATCCAAACTGAATAGGGCATCAGACGATCTGCACAACATTATGGTTGCCGGTTATATTTAACCTTCATGTAGTTTGTCTGCTTTCCATATTCATTTTGTTGCATGCAATGTCTAACATATTTGAATCTGCGATATTTGCATTTGGAATTAAAGATTACCATCGAAAATCACATGTAGAGAAAAATGTTGCACCTGAGTACCAAGTGGTCAGATCTAcaattttataaaatcaaaaaATGAGGCATAGAGAACAtccttcagtttttttttttttggggttctCTCTCTTCAATGAGGATCTTGGCAGTTGTTTCTGTTTCAGTGAATGTTTGGCAGCTAGGGGTGTCATGCCAATTTGTCCATATGAATTTCGATATGCTTCTTCTAGGTCAAGATTTGTTACTAATGAGAAAGCTAATTGGTTATTGCAAAATTACAACTCTTTCTCCTTATTTAAATGGTTGGTTCCATTGTTAGTGATCACATTTTCTTTTGTTGTCTGTAACAGCTCTATTCCAGATAATCAGGACAGCAACAAGCGGGGGCATGGCATAAATGTAGACAGAGACTCTGAGAGATGCAAGACGATATTAGCCTCTGTAGTTGAGATATGGGAAATACTTAATGACTTGTTATTCATGTTGCGAACTCTGTTATCTTAATAAAAATGCCCTTTCCTATTATATATTTCTAGAAAGCATATGCATGTGTGGTCATTGCATTATACAATCGGTAATCTGACCTAGATTTGTTAACCTATCCAGTTAATCTTATTCTCTGTATGAGTTTGGAACGAAACGATAGTGTTCAGTATTTGATGAATGCCTTCCTGAAGATGCTTTATTCAATGTTAATAGGCATCAAATTTTGTACTGAAATATTTTATGTTAGGTTTTGTTTGAAGGCCTAGTCCCAGCAGTTATGAGGAACTTCTGAAAGAGTGACTGAAAGTTCATGTATTTTATTTGAGattacatctcttgtactttAAGCTGGCATCTTTTTCGGGTTTCTTTGTTTGAAAAAAATTCAGAAAGACATTCTTTCATTCAGGAGGAAACTATGCAATTCTTGAAATCTTTATGGAAGCTAAGAAAAGTTTACATTGCACGTCCATCTAGTGTAACTGATCGTGGAGAAGAAAGCAGCAAATGCAACAGAAGTTCAGCTACTCCGATGCCTGCAACCCTACTTGATTACAAAACTATGAATACACACTAAATAGAATTATACTGCTGTAACTTTAAGCAAATTAGAGGGCataaattgaataaattttttGTTGTATTTTGGTATCTGTATTCATTAGCATTCTGCACGCTTGTTATCCTCGTGTCATTCAAATTTCTCTGACCATTTCTTGGCACAGGctgtaaagaaataaaatttcatcGCTTCCAACACGACCATTTCTTCTCCTGTACTCTTCCAGCAGCATAATAAAGTGCACTTGTAAGGGTTATCTTTCAACTTCATCTGATGGCAACTCAACAAAATTGAAAGTTAATGGTTGATGGGAGATGCGCTTAATAGCTCTCCCCTCTTTGCAACATAAAGAATTACTATAAACCATCTGAATAGCATTTAAAACGTAGTCTTTTCCCATTCAAAGTTATTTTCAACATGTTTGTACAATCATCCCACGGATTTATCTGCTTCGTTAAATTAACAAATAAAGTTGGGCCGGACATAAAGTGGCAGCAACAGTTTGCAGCCAAGTGACTGACCATAAGACCAATACTGCAATTACCCTGCTCCAATGCACGAAGGGAACATATCAAACTGTAGCAGTAAGGCATGGGTGGAAGGCAGTGCCGCATGCAATCCACTGCCGTTTTCTCCCACGTGGCACCAAGCAACCCGGAACCTTGAGCCATTCCCTGCTCTTCACATTATAAGTAACTAGTCGGTTCATTTGTCTTGATCTCAATGACAACATGAGCAGACCTTTGTTGCCCAAGCAAGTCATCCTAACGTGCTTCCCATAAAATTCCAAGCACCATATGTTTGGCATTCTGTCAACCTCCTTCCACAAGAGAGTCATCTTCTGCAGCTCCCATATGCACACACATGTCGCTGCGTTCTTTGTTAGCAATCCCACGAGCATGATTCGGCCACCACACTCTGCAAGCGTGTGGTCACTCAGATGGCGTGGGGCTGGTATTATAAATTGCGTCCATACCCCTGTAACCATATCATAGGACACTATCCCTTCAGGGTCTGAACGCATGAAATAGACGGTGCCATCAATGGAAACTGCTTGTGACTTGAAGTTCAGTGATAGTGGTAACTTAATATTAGAGGGCATGCTTCCTGGTCGAGTCCAAGAGTTCTTCACCGAGTCATAAACCTCATACTCCCCGTCACAGCAAACCCATAGAATCTTGTAGCCCTCACTGACTGCATTTCCATTCAAAGTCATCCCCACAGCAATACGAGACCAGACCTTAACTGACCTGGCTGGCAACTCTTTGAAAGATTGAGTCAGAGGGTTGCAAACATAGAAGTTTCTGTGGCCAATATCAATAAAGCACACCAGACCCCCTGCTGAAGCAACAGGCAAGACAATCATTTTAGTGGGCAGAGAAGAAATTGTAGGGTGATGCCACTTCTTCAAGGAAGGATCGTACATGGCTCCGGAATTCACATTTTCATGAGTTATAGTGTAAAACCAGGGATTAGCTTGTGGAACCTGGGCACAATGTTGAGAAAAGCTCTGAGAGTCCAGCAAAGAATTCCATTTTCGACAAACTGTGCGAAAGCGAAAAAATGTAGCAATGGGAAGTCTGGCAATGACAGCTTCGATAAGGTCTTCTGGAAATTCTTTCCAAATTTCGCATTCCATAACCTCA
It contains:
- the LOC131181459 gene encoding uncharacterized protein LOC131181459, whose product is MTTSRRLADRKVEKFEKNITKRGAVPETTTKKGKDYPVGPILLGFFIFVVIGSSLFQIIRTATSGGMA
- the LOC110638126 gene encoding F-box only protein 6 isoform X1, yielding MEGLAMLRQLIGQLQDLLILYGSPPPPPPPFHLHHQPFLELHRHDNHHRWCVLDINDGSADEYCDLVMAAGKSGSFKLLEPSKPPPSKKSRKEQDRGKLLGTTGTTEVMECEIWKEFPEDLIEAVIARLPIATFFRFRTVCRKWNSLLDSQSFSQHCAQVPQANPWFYTITHENVNSGAMYDPSLKKWHHPTISSLPTKMIVLPVASAGGLVCFIDIGHRNFYVCNPLTQSFKELPARSVKVWSRIAVGMTLNGNAVSEGYKILWVCCDGEYEVYDSVKNSWTRPGSMPSNIKLPLSLNFKSQAVSIDGTVYFMRSDPEGIVSYDMVTGVWTQFIIPAPRHLSDHTLAECGGRIMLVGLLTKNAATCVCIWELQKMTLLWKEVDRMPNIWCLEFYGKHVRMTCLGNKGLLMLSLRSRQMNRLVTYNVKSREWLKVPGCLVPRGRKRQWIACGTAFHPCLTATV
- the LOC110638126 gene encoding F-box only protein 6 isoform X2; translated protein: MAAGKSGSFKLLEPSKPPPSKKSRKEQDRGKLLGTTGTTEVMECEIWKEFPEDLIEAVIARLPIATFFRFRTVCRKWNSLLDSQSFSQHCAQVPQANPWFYTITHENVNSGAMYDPSLKKWHHPTISSLPTKMIVLPVASAGGLVCFIDIGHRNFYVCNPLTQSFKELPARSVKVWSRIAVGMTLNGNAVSEGYKILWVCCDGEYEVYDSVKNSWTRPGSMPSNIKLPLSLNFKSQAVSIDGTVYFMRSDPEGIVSYDMVTGVWTQFIIPAPRHLSDHTLAECGGRIMLVGLLTKNAATCVCIWELQKMTLLWKEVDRMPNIWCLEFYGKHVRMTCLGNKGLLMLSLRSRQMNRLVTYNVKSREWLKVPGCLVPRGRKRQWIACGTAFHPCLTATV